The Brachyspira hyodysenteriae ATCC 27164 genome includes a window with the following:
- a CDS encoding glycosyltransferase, whose product MSYHCECEQCKNKEFNPEDYIIKEEDFKVLDEERPLGISGHLRVKDEAMSLAECIDSCIDALDELIITYNKSTDNTEEILKEYAQKYPDKIRLYYYKPNIILYDNNKYLEKFPILHNLCNYYNYGYIKIKYKYYMKIDADQIYFTDKLLSIRKALFKDISKEISELNFYNKLLWFIPIRKIRSILRYKKEKKLLNKILNSNYIDLDKISDIYDLILYYKLIIRKSCYFSLGGINLIKFNNKLCLNTGNLLNGCVGDHSIWIPNSKSKYIMEKNAVTENIHLDDKFHICGTGILWVHLGDIKKQHSLAKGFDVIYYEDINRKENFIYKVAIPMIHMYYKDHFFDNDKKYLTKEFYDRFLKKPLEYAIKNQDKLW is encoded by the coding sequence ATGTCATACCATTGCGAATGTGAACAATGTAAAAATAAAGAATTTAATCCTGAAGATTATATTATAAAAGAAGAAGATTTCAAAGTACTAGATGAAGAACGCCCTTTAGGTATATCAGGACATTTAAGAGTAAAAGATGAGGCTATGAGCTTAGCTGAATGTATAGATTCATGCATTGATGCCTTAGATGAACTTATAATCACATATAATAAATCAACTGACAATACAGAAGAAATATTAAAAGAATATGCACAAAAATATCCTGATAAAATAAGACTTTATTATTATAAGCCTAATATAATTTTATATGATAATAATAAGTATTTGGAAAAATTTCCTATTTTGCATAATTTATGTAATTATTATAATTATGGCTATATAAAAATAAAATATAAATACTATATGAAAATAGATGCTGATCAAATATATTTTACTGATAAATTATTAAGTATTAGGAAAGCTTTATTTAAAGATATTTCAAAAGAAATATCAGAACTTAATTTTTATAATAAACTTCTATGGTTTATCCCTATTAGAAAAATAAGATCTATATTGAGATATAAAAAAGAGAAAAAACTATTAAATAAAATTTTAAATAGTAATTATATTGATCTTGATAAAATTTCTGATATTTATGATCTAATATTATATTATAAACTTATTATAAGAAAAAGTTGCTATTTTTCATTAGGCGGAATTAACTTAATAAAATTTAATAATAAACTTTGTTTGAATACTGGTAATCTATTAAATGGATGTGTAGGAGATCATAGTATATGGATTCCAAATAGTAAATCAAAATATATAATGGAAAAAAATGCTGTTACAGAAAATATTCATTTGGATGATAAATTCCATATATGCGGTACTGGAATTTTATGGGTTCATTTAGGAGACATAAAAAAACAACATAGTTTAGCAAAAGGATTTGATGTAATCTATTACGAAGATATAAATAGAAAAGAAAATTTCATATATAAAGTTGCTATACCAATGATACATATGTATTATAAAGATCATTTTTTTGATAATGATAAAAAATATTTAACAAAAGAATTTTATGACAGATTTTTAAAGAAACCTCTTGAATATGCAATAAAAAATCAAGATAAATTATGGTAA